A stretch of the Salmo salar chromosome ssa20, Ssal_v3.1, whole genome shotgun sequence genome encodes the following:
- the LOC106580104 gene encoding ubiquitin-protein ligase E3B produces MFSAAQSSKSEFLDKARQAREERKGYKARDRAATLIQALVRRFLCRCRLQKQIRKEVDDLFQDAGTTKRNALSIFKIARKLLFIFCQDDKLRFEKLCRSILGSMDVENEPKVWYVSLALSKDLTIPWIKQIKDVLWISCQFLKKLKPDIMQDNKLVTLYLTMLVTFTDTSTWKIVRGKGEALRPALTRICENIMGHLNQKGFYSILQILLTNGLARSRPSLTKGTLTAVFTLALRPVIAAHFSDNLLRSLLIHIMSVPAVVSHIYTITPECMTTIQTHDLLRKFILFLSREEQCVDICVCLEGSHTLCLLGNLIHLGYLNEKVLEEEANHFVMELTDMLSYCQRYVSQKKSNLTHWHPVLGWFSQTVDYGLNESMPLVTKQLQYLWGMPVIRTLFSDVLSKKLETQEPTPPPQPTTSQNNLPVKSLFKRAFQKSASVRNILKPVGGRRVDSAEVQKVCSICVLYQTALTTLTQIRLQILTGLTYLDDLLPKLWAFICELGPQGGLKLFIECLNNDTEESQQLLAMLMLFCDCSRHLITILDDIEVYEEQISFKTEELVTISSFLNTFVYKMVWDGILENAKGEKLDLFHSVHGWLMVLYERDCRRRFSPDDNWLRKDLKPSLLFQELEKGKRRAQLLLQYIPHVIPHKNRVLLFRNIVTKEKETLGLVETSSASPHVTHITIRRSRMLEDGYDQLRRLPVNSIKGVIRVKFVNDLGVDEAGIDQDGVFKEFLEEIIKKVFNPALNLFKTTSGNERLYPSPSSYIHENHLQLFEFVGKMLGKAMYEGIVVDVPFASFFLSQVMGHHHSTFYSSIDELPSLDSEFYKNLTSIKRYDGDVGDLGLTLSYDEDVMGQLVCHELIPGGKTMPVTNENKISYIHLMAHFRMHTQIKEQTAAFIRGFRSIINPEWLHMFSTPEVQRLVSGDNAEIDLDDLKKHTVYYGGFHSSHRVIIWLWDILSSDFSSEERAMFLKFVTSCSRPPLLGFAYLKPPFSIRCVEVSDDQDTGDTLGSVLRGFFTIRKKEPGGRLPTSSTCFNLLKLPNYSKKSILRDKLRYAISMNTGFELS; encoded by the exons ATGTTTAGTGCAGCTCAGAGTTCCAAGTCTGAGTTCCTGGACAAAGCCAGGCAGGCGCGTGAGGAGAGGAAGGGGTACAAAGCAAGGGACAGAGCAGCCACCCTAATTCAAGCTCTGGTCAGGAGATTCCTCTGTCGCTGCAGACTCCAGAAACAAATAAG GAAAGAAGTTGATGACTTATTCCAAGATGCCGGGACCACAAAAAGAAACGCACTATCCATTTTTAAAATTGCACGGAAGTTACTATTCATCTTTTGCCAAGATGATAAATTG AGATTTGAAAAGCTTTGTCGCTCCATTCTTGGCAGCATGGATGTTGAAAATGAGCCCAAA GTTTGGTATGTGTCATTGGCCCTTTCTAAAGACCTCACCATCCCTTGGATCAAGCAGATTAAAGATGTCCTGTGGATCTCCTGTCAGTTCCTGAAAAAATTAAAG CCTGACATCATGCAGGACAATAAGCTGGTGACTCTATACCTCACCATGCTGGTGACCTTCACAGACACATCAACCTGGAAGATAGTGAGAGGGAAAG GCGAGGCCCTCAGACCAGCATTGACCCGGATCTGTGAGAACATCATGGGGCATCTCAATCAAAAGGGATTTTATTCAATACTGCAG ATTCTACTCACCAACGGATTGGCACGCTCCAGACCCTCTCTTACCAAGggcacactcacagcagtattcACGCTGGCATTAAG ACCTGTCATTGCTGCTCACTTCTCTGACAACTTGCTGAGGTCTCTCCTCATCCACATCATGTCTGTCCCAGCAGTTGTCTCCCACATCTACACCATCACCCCAGAG TGCATGACCACCATCCAGACCCACGACCTGTTGAGGAAGTTCATCCTGTTCCTTAGCCGCGAGGAGCAGTGTGTCGACATCTGTGTCTGCCTGGAGGGGAGCCACACACTGTGCTTACTGG GTAACCTGATTCACCTGGGCTACCTCAACGAGAAAGTACTGGAGGAGGAGGCCAACCACTTTGTGATGGAACTGACGGACATGCTGTCCTACTGCCAGAGATACGTGTCCCAGAAGAAATCTAACCTCACCCACTGGCACCCTGTCCTGGGCTGGTTCTCCCAAACCGTAGACTACGG TCTGAATGAGTCCATGCCACTGGTCACGAAGCAGCTGCAGTACCTGTGGGGCATGCCTGTGATCCGGACGCTCTTCAGTGACGTCCTTAGCAAAAAGCTGGAGACCCAAGAGCCCACGCCTCCGCCACAACCTACCACGTCCCAAAACAACCTGCCAGTCAAGA GTCTATTCAAGCGGGCGTTTCAGAAGTCTGCCTCAGTGCGAAACATCCTGAAGCCAGTTGGCGGGAGACGGGTGGACTCCGCAGAGGTTCAGAAAGTGTGCAGTATCTGTGTACTGTACCAGACAGCCCTCACCACGCTCACCCAGATACGACTGCAAATCCTCACTG GCCTAACCTACCTGGACGACCTGCTGCCTAAGCTGTGGGCCTTCATCTGCGAACTAGGACCCCAAGGAGGGCTCAAGCTGTTCATAGAGTGCCTGAACAACGACACAGAGGAGTCTCAGCAGCTGCTAGCCATGCTCATGCTGTTCTGCGACTGCTCCAGACACCTCATCAC GATCCTGGATGACATTGAAGTTTACGAAGAGCAGATCTCGTTTAAGACGGAAGAGCTCGTAACCATCTCCTCGTTTCTCAACACGTTTGTTTACAAGATGGTCTGGGATGGCATCTTAG AGAATGCCAAGGGAGAGAAGCTAGACCTGTTCCACAGTGTTCACGGCTGGCTGATGGTGCTTTACGAGCGGGACTGCAGGAGGAGGTTCTCCCCTGATGACAACTGGCTGCGCAA GGATCTAAAGCCGAGCCTTTTGTTCCAAGAGCTGGAGAAGGGCAAGAGGAGAGCCCAGCTGTTACTTCAGTACATCCCACACGTCATTCCACACAAAAAC AGGGTCCTGCTGTTCCGAAACATTGTCACCAAGGAGAAGGAAACCTTGGGATTGGTGGAGACCAGCTCCGCCTCTCCGCATGTCACCCATATCACCATTCGCCGCTCACGGATGTTAGAG GATGGTTATGACCAGCTCCGCCGGTTGCCTGTCAACTCCATCAAAGGTGTGATCCGCGTGAAGTTTGTCAACGACCTGGGTGTGGACGAGGCCGGCATCGACCAGGACGGCGTCTTCAAGGAGTTCCTGGAAGAGATCATCAAGAAAGTCTTCAATCCAGCTCTCAACCTCTTTAAG ACCACCAGTGGCAACGAGAGGCTGTACCCCTCCCCTTCGTCCTACATCCACGAGAACCACCTGCAGCTCTTTGAGTTTGTGGGGAAGATGCTTGGAAAAGCCATGTATGAG ggtatcGTGGTAGACGTACCCTTCGCCTCCTTCTTCCTCAGCCAGGTCATGGGCCACCATCACAGCACTTTCTACAGCTCCATTGACGAGCTGCCCTCCCTGGACTCTGAGTTCTACAAGAACCTCACCTCCATTAAg CGCTACGACGGGGATGTTGGTGATCTAGGACTGACGCTATCGTATGACGAGGATGTTATGGGACAG CTGGTCTGTCATGAGCTGATTCCTGGAGGAAAGACGATGCCAGTCACCAATGAAAACAA GATCAGCTATATCCATCTGATGGCGCACTTCCGCATGCACACGCAGATAAAAGAGCAAACGGCAGCTTTCATCCGAGGGTTCCGCAGCATCATCAACCCTGAGTGGCTGCACATGTTCTCCACCCCCGAGGTCCAGCGCCTTGTCTCCGGGGACAATGCTGAGATAGACCTGGACGACCTCAA gAAACACACAGTGTACTATGGAGGTTTCCACAGCAGCCATCGGGTCATCATCTGGCTATGGGACATCCTGTCCAGTGACTTCTCCTCTGAGGAAAGGGCCATGTTCCTCAAG TTTGTCACCAGCTGTTCGAGACCACCCCTCCTGGGTTTTGCCTACCTCAAGCCCCCTTTCTCCATTCGCTGTGTGGAGGTGTCCGATGATCAG gacaCGGGGGACACCCTGGGAAGTGTCCTGCGGGGTTTCTTCACCATCCGGAAGAAGGAGCCTGGCGGCCGCCTCCCCACCTCATCCACCTGCTTCAACCTGCTCAAGCTGCCTAACTACAGCAAGAAGAGCATCCTGCGTGACAAGCTCCGCTATGCCATCAGTATGAACACAGGTTTTGAGCTCTCCTAA